From the genome of Malus domestica chromosome 04, GDT2T_hap1, one region includes:
- the LOC139195396 gene encoding F-box protein At3g07870-like, producing MCVQGLASLPLRSSVYQRPIFTNSYLPFGPREPPNTVLQGWQIKYTHFLVDLNYSSTKNHVALKLCKDPIFRTRDIHIVSSYNGLLLYEDRWMRSVSLYISNPITYESLAIPKPSMYKKIRFTNCYSGFGFSPISDVYKVVLIKKPTDWSKEPGARVLTVGSTTWRSIEGFDEILALSMIPLPPCRFDMKNVPNYNLGVLKGCLSVTVYSLHSIIIWVMKEFGVKESWTQERNICSNTCLRPSDYPQLVKVLLLENCGILRAYSPSTRDLARVEIDGIAWVGGARVHIPNFVSLKDVIGF from the exons ATGTGCGTGCAAGGATTGGCGTCGTTGCCTCTCAGATCTTCAGTTTACCAAAGACCTATTTTCACGAACTCATACTTGCCTTTTGGTCCAAGGGAACCCCCCAATACAGTGCTCCAGGGATGGCAGATTAAGTACACCCACTTCTTGGTCGACCTCAACTACAGCTCTACCAAAAACCATGTGGCTTTGAAACTTTGTAAGGACCCAATTTTCCGAACTAGAGATATACATATTGTGAGTTCATACAACGGTTTGCTTCTATATGAAGACAGGTGGATGAGATCGGTGAGTCTGTACATATCCAATCCCATTACCTACGAGTCTTTAGCTATTCCAAAACCTTCTATGTATAAGAAAATCCGTTTTACAAATTGTTATTCTGGCTTTGGGTTTAGTCCCATCAGTGATGTGTATAAAGTTGTTCTGATTAAGAAGCCAACCGATTGGTCCAAGGAACCGGGGGCGAGGGTTCTCACGGTTGGTTCTACTACTTGGAGAAGCATCGAGGGTTTTGATGAGATTCTCGCATTATCAATG ATACCACTACCCCCTTGTCGTTTTGATATGAAGAATGTGCCTAATTATAACCTCGGAGTCTTGAAAGGTTGCCTCTCTGTAACTGTTTACTCGCTTCATAGCATAATTATTTGGGTGATGAAGGAATTTGGCGTTAAGGAGTCTTGGACCCAAGAGCGTAATATTTGCAGCAACACTTGTCTCCGTCCTTCAGATTATCCCCAACTGGTTAAAGTCTTGTTATTAGAGAATTGTGGAATATTGCGAGCTTATTCTCCTAGTACCAGGGACCTTGCGAGGGTTGAGATCGATGGGATAGCATGGGTGGGTGGCGCACGTGTCCACATTCCAAACTTTGTTTCGCTTAAAGATGTTATCGGATTTTAG